CGCTCAGGGTCAAATGGGAATTGAGAACGTGGAGAGTCTGCTCCTTGGCATCCAAATGGACGGAAGGAGCGTTTTCCGTACCCAGGGCGGCACGTATCTGCTCTACTTTTCCCCTCCAGGGGGCTGTGGGCGGTTCAATGCTGAGCAGGGCGTCCAGTCCCAGGCTTTCCAGAGCGCTCAGGCAGCGTTCGCTCGGGGAGGCGATTTGGATGGACCCCCCGATGGGAAGCAACCGTCGCGACAGGCCTGCAAGAGTGCCCATGAAGGTGGAGTCAATGCCGGAGCAGGTTTCCAGATCAATGACGATCAGGCGTCCTCCGGAAGCGATGTAATCATCCCCCAGGGATTTGACAGTCGGGCTATTGGCAAAACTTCCGCGTCCGGAACACCGGATCCAAAGAAATTCATCAAAAAGTCCGAAAATGATGGAAGAATTGTTATTCACGTCGTTAGAAAATGGAAACCATATGAATAACAAGAGAAGCCGCTGCGGTCAAGTCAGGATTTAATTTGTGCGCCGCCGGCAGAAGGTCTGTTTTCTCCCATACAGAACCTTTTCCCGCGGCGCTCTTTCCGTTGTTCGGGGGATGCCTCAGGAGTTCTTGGTGCCTTCCCCCGTACCTGGCAGGAAACGGTAATAGGTTTCCAGCATCAGCGTTGCCAGGCACTGGCGGTAGATGTTTTCAGATTTGCCGCGCATGCCGGAAACGAATCCTACATCATTTTTCCGGAAACTGCCGTCCGCATTCTGGCCGCTGAGCACAGCGTCCCGGAACGCTTTGTTGTAGGAGGTCCATACGTCTCCGCCACGGTTCATGGCGGCCTGCACGCAGTAGTAATGCATGTAGAGATTGCTCTTGACGTTTTCCGTGCCGCTTCCCTGGCCCCACTGGAGGGCTTTGATATTGTTTTTGATCCAGTCCAGTCCCTTGCGGGCGGCGCTGTCCGAGCCGTTGCCCGTCATTTGCAGAGAAAGCACGCCCACGCCTACCAGGGAGGAACGGGGCATATTGCCGTTTTCCTTATAGGAGAACTTGCCGTCCGGCATGACGTTCTTGCGCACGTAGCTTGAGGCCTTGCGCAGTGTGGAGCGGATTTCCCCTTTGGTAGGTTTGATGCCTCCGTGTTCGGCGGCCTTGAGGGCCTGCACGTTCCATCCGGTGACGGAAAGGTCGATGTCCGGATTGATTTTGTTATTGTAGCTGTAGGCCCAGCCGCCGTTGGGGCACTGGGCGTCAATAATCCTGTCCACGGCTTTTACGACGACCTTTTCCAGATTGGAAATGGAAGGGATGTCCATCTGCTTGCAGAAGGTATAGGCTTCGCACAGGGCGTAGGTGGCTACCGCGTGGTCATAACAGATTTCCTTCAAGGCGGGCTGTTCCGACAGGACGGGGTTTTTCATGCCCAAGTCTACCAGGAAGGAGATGCCCTTCAGGACGTTTTCTCCGAATTCCTCGGAAAGAGGCGTTTCGCAATGGGCCAGATAGGCCAGCAGGGAAATACCGGTCATGGAGGCGCGGAATTGTCCTTCACCCCAGGAGCCGTTGCCGTTCTGCTGTGTTTTCAGCCAGCGGAGGGACTTGACTACGGCTTCCTCGCACTGCGGGGTGCCTCCGTTTTCCGTGATGCGCTTCATGCGGTCGTTCAAGTCGCAGCGTTTGGAGATGATGCCGGGAATGCCTCCCCCGTCTCCGTCTCCCGTGCCGGTCCCGAAGCCGTCGCCGATGTCGATGCCCATGGAAAGCTCTTCCGAGGGGACGTCCACTTCAATGTCCGGATTGACTACTGCGACGTCCGCCGTTGCCACAGCGGCTATGACCTTCACCTGAGCGGAAGTGGAGGAACTGCTGGGGCGCTGGGTGGTCTGGGTGACTTCCGGCGTGTCGATATCCGGGTTGTCGCCTTCCTGGGTGGCGTAGGCGACCATGGGCGGATCTTCCGGGACGGCTACAATGATATGTACCAGGTAGAGGAGGAGGCCCATGAGGGCGACGCCGAGGAAAGAGACGGAAATGGCGGCGGTCAGTGTCTTGGTCCGCTGTTTCTTCAATTCCGCAAGAGCGTCTTCAGTACTTTCAATATGCAGACTCATACAGTATATGAAGGTTTCTGAGGATAATATAATGTTTCACCGGCTGGTGACGAGTTCAAAAATTTTAATGGTCTGTCAAGTTGTAAATGACCAGATGTGAATAAAATAAAATTTTATAATGAAGGATTTATATTATTTGCATCATTGGTTTGGTGGGAAACTGGACGTTCCGGGACATGGGCGCATACTGGGACACAGGCCGTGCTTTTGATTTGCCGGAGGGGAATAAAAAGGCTTGTTGAAGCCGGGAAGGATGAATAACAGGCCAGGAGCTGGTTGCCTTTGAAAGTTTTTTGTTCTGCTGCGGCCGGAGGAGGGGAGGGCGGTTCCGAGCGTAGAGCGTACGAAGAATTTTGGAAAAGAGCAAGCCCTGCCATGGGAGCACATGGCAGGGCGGAAAAAGGGGTGCTTCTTTTGCGCGCAAAGGCATTAATAGTGGCCGCGGCGCGGGCCGGTCATCCACTTCCATGCGGTTTCCACGATAGCTCCGGCATCCTTGCACCTGGCTTCCCAGCCAAGGATTTCCTTGGCTTTCTTCGGATTGGCAATCAGGCGGGGCGGATCGCCTTCACGGCGCGGGCCGTAGCGGACGGGAATTTTTTTGCCGGTGACTTTTTCAGCCGTTTCCAGGATTTCCCGGACGGAAAGTCCCAGGCCTGTTCCGAGATTGAAGCACTCTGTAGCCCCTCCTTTCATCAGGTAGTCCACCGCTTTCAAGTGGGCGTCCGCCAGGTCATTGACGTGGATGTAGTCGCGGATGCAGGTGCCGTCCGGAGTGTCGTAATCCGTTCCGAAGACTTCGATGTATTCCTTTTCCCCGGTCAGCGTGAGCAGGATGTTGGGGATAAGGTGGGTTTCCGGTTCGTGGTCTTCACCGATCAGGCCGTCCTCGCTGCAGCCTGAGGCATTGAAATAGCGCAGAAAAACGCTTTTGAGGCCCCAGGCGCGGTCACAGTCCCTGCAAACTTTTTCCAGCATGTATTTGGAACTTCCGTAAGGATTGATGGGATCCTGCTTTTCCGTTTCCGGGATAGGAATCTGGGTGGGAACGCCATACGTGGCGCAGGTGGAGGAGAAAACAAAACGCTTGACGCCGGCGGCTTGCATGGCGCCCAGAAGGACGAGGGGCCTGGCGATGTTGTTCATGTAGTACTTGAGGGGGTTCTGGACGGATTCCCCCACATTAATAAAGGCGGCAAAGTGAATCACGGCGTCAAAGTCGCCCTTCATCAGGAGAGGATAAACCACGGAGGCATCTCCCAAATCCCCCTTGACCAGTTTCACTTCCGGGTCCACAAGGGCTCCCACGTGACCGTACACCATGTTGTCCAGCACGGTCACGTCTGCGCCTGTTTTGATGAGCTGGCGCACCGTGTGGGAACCAATATATCCGGCTCCGCCGGTTACAAGTACTTTCATGATTTTATCAAATTTGCTGTTGAGCCGGTTTAACTTTTTCTCCGGCAATAGGCGTCCAGACGTTTTGGAGGCTGCGGAACCTTTCAGTTCACGGCAGACTGAATCCCTGTTCCAGACGCCTGTAAAAGTGACATGTTTTCCCCTTTTTGTCAATTTGCGATATATCTTGCCGCCGTCTCTCCGTTCTTTGCCGGCGGCGGTTGGGACTTCTCCGTTTTCATGCCGGAAACTGCCCCGCTTTTTACTAGCTCCTGACAGGTATTTTTGAGAACATGACCTCATTATGAAACCGTCCGAGATCAGGAATGTTCTGGAAGACCATGAAGTGCGCCCCAGCAAGTCCCTGGGTCAGAATTTCCTGACGGATGAGAATGTAGCCCGCTGGATTGTGGAGCAGCTCGAAATCCGGCCGGAGGACTGTGTGGTGGAGGTAGGGCCAGGAACCGGCTCCCTGACGGAACATGCCGCCCCCCTTTGCCGCAAACTGGTTCTGGTGGAATTTGACTCCCGACTGGCGGAATACCAGAAAGAGCGCTGGGCCGATGATCCCCATGTGGAAGTTCACCATGCCGACGGCGCTTCCTGGGATCCGAGGGGGCTGTTTGCAGAGGCCCCTGTCAAATTCCTTGGCAATCTCCCTTATTCCGCGGGAGGAGCCATCCTCCAGAATTTTCTGTCCAGGCCCAGCGCTGTGGAACGTGCCGTGGTGATGCTTCAGAAGGAGTTTATCGACCGTATTCTGGCGACGCCGGATGATGATGCCTTCGGGCTGTTGTCCCTGCGCATCCAGAAGAACTGGATTCCCCGTGCCCTCAAAACCATCCCGCCGGAAGCGTTTCATCCCCGTCCGCGTATTGATTCCACCGTGATGCTGCTCACTCCCCGTCCAGCCCGCGAGCTGCCTCCATATGACGACCGGCTGATGGACGAACTGATGCGCAGGGCTTTTTCCCAGCGGCGCAAACAATTGAAAAAACAGCTCCCCGCTTCTCCCCCATGGGAGGATGTAGCTGCTTCCCTGGGGCTTTCCCCTTCCGCCAGGGCTGAAGAGTTGAATTTGTCCCAGTGGGTGGAACTAACGCGCGTTTATGATGCCAATCCTCTCAAGGATGTGGCGCAGAGCGGGGATGAATTGTTTGACATCGTGGATGAACTCAACCAGGTGACGGGGCAGGGCACGCGCCGGGAGATACATGAAGGCAGCCTCCGTCATCGTGCCGTACACATGTTTCTGGTCAACAAGCATGGAGCCGTTCTTCTCCAGAAAAGGTCCTTATGGAAAGACAGGCAGCCGGGCAAATGGGATTCCTCCGCAGCCGGGCATCTGGATGCCGGGGAAAGTTATGAGGAAGCCGCGGTGCGGGAGCTGAAGGAGGAGCTGGGCGTGTCCGGCTGCGGGCTGCAGAAAATCGCGGATTTTGACGCCGGAGAAAATAACGGCTGGGAATTCATCTCCCTTTATGAAGGACGGTATTCCGGGAAGGTTCGTTTTCCAGCGGCGGAAGTGGACAGCGTGCAGTGGTTTACGCCGGAGCAAATCCAGGCGTGGGTGGAACGCCGTCCGCAGGATTTCTCCCCTGCATTCATTCCGTGTTGGAATGCATGGCTGGCTGCGAACAGAAAAGATCATTCTAACTCAAATACATATCATGATAAACCCTGATCAATTATCTCCGGAACAAATCCAGTCCATCCGAACCTGGGCGGAAGAAGGACTGGATTTAAACGCCATCCAGAAAAAACTGCATGAAGAACTGAACATCAAGCTGACGTTCATGGATACGAGATTCCTGCTTCAGGATCTGGATATCCGCATCAGACAGCCGGAGCCGGAACCTGAAGACGAACAGCCCGGAGAGCTTCCCGGAACGATGTCGCCCCCTGCCTCCCTGCTG
This region of Akkermansia muciniphila genomic DNA includes:
- a CDS encoding prenyltransferase/squalene oxidase repeat-containing protein, with translation MSLHIESTEDALAELKKQRTKTLTAAISVSFLGVALMGLLLYLVHIIVAVPEDPPMVAYATQEGDNPDIDTPEVTQTTQRPSSSSTSAQVKVIAAVATADVAVVNPDIEVDVPSEELSMGIDIGDGFGTGTGDGDGGGIPGIISKRCDLNDRMKRITENGGTPQCEEAVVKSLRWLKTQQNGNGSWGEGQFRASMTGISLLAYLAHCETPLSEEFGENVLKGISFLVDLGMKNPVLSEQPALKEICYDHAVATYALCEAYTFCKQMDIPSISNLEKVVVKAVDRIIDAQCPNGGWAYSYNNKINPDIDLSVTGWNVQALKAAEHGGIKPTKGEIRSTLRKASSYVRKNVMPDGKFSYKENGNMPRSSLVGVGVLSLQMTGNGSDSAARKGLDWIKNNIKALQWGQGSGTENVKSNLYMHYYCVQAAMNRGGDVWTSYNKAFRDAVLSGQNADGSFRKNDVGFVSGMRGKSENIYRQCLATLMLETYYRFLPGTGEGTKNS
- the rsmA gene encoding 16S rRNA (adenine(1518)-N(6)/adenine(1519)-N(6))-dimethyltransferase RsmA: MKPSEIRNVLEDHEVRPSKSLGQNFLTDENVARWIVEQLEIRPEDCVVEVGPGTGSLTEHAAPLCRKLVLVEFDSRLAEYQKERWADDPHVEVHHADGASWDPRGLFAEAPVKFLGNLPYSAGGAILQNFLSRPSAVERAVVMLQKEFIDRILATPDDDAFGLLSLRIQKNWIPRALKTIPPEAFHPRPRIDSTVMLLTPRPARELPPYDDRLMDELMRRAFSQRRKQLKKQLPASPPWEDVAASLGLSPSARAEELNLSQWVELTRVYDANPLKDVAQSGDELFDIVDELNQVTGQGTRREIHEGSLRHRAVHMFLVNKHGAVLLQKRSLWKDRQPGKWDSSAAGHLDAGESYEEAAVRELKEELGVSGCGLQKIADFDAGENNGWEFISLYEGRYSGKVRFPAAEVDSVQWFTPEQIQAWVERRPQDFSPAFIPCWNAWLAANRKDHSNSNTYHDKP
- a CDS encoding STAS domain-containing protein; its protein translation is MNNNSSIIFGLFDEFLWIRCSGRGSFANSPTVKSLGDDYIASGGRLIVIDLETCSGIDSTFMGTLAGLSRRLLPIGGSIQIASPSERCLSALESLGLDALLSIEPPTAPWRGKVEQIRAALGTENAPSVHLDAKEQTLHVLNSHLTLSEMSEENEEKFRNVTDCLKEELERQNDK
- the galE gene encoding UDP-glucose 4-epimerase GalE, giving the protein MKVLVTGGAGYIGSHTVRQLIKTGADVTVLDNMVYGHVGALVDPEVKLVKGDLGDASVVYPLLMKGDFDAVIHFAAFINVGESVQNPLKYYMNNIARPLVLLGAMQAAGVKRFVFSSTCATYGVPTQIPIPETEKQDPINPYGSSKYMLEKVCRDCDRAWGLKSVFLRYFNASGCSEDGLIGEDHEPETHLIPNILLTLTGEKEYIEVFGTDYDTPDGTCIRDYIHVNDLADAHLKAVDYLMKGGATECFNLGTGLGLSVREILETAEKVTGKKIPVRYGPRREGDPPRLIANPKKAKEILGWEARCKDAGAIVETAWKWMTGPRRGHY